In Bos taurus isolate L1 Dominette 01449 registration number 42190680 breed Hereford chromosome 11, ARS-UCD2.0, whole genome shotgun sequence, one DNA window encodes the following:
- the LOC104973519 gene encoding uncharacterized protein SPEM3-like has translation MGSSELPLSWGGTQRCCSPAQLPPQTRQNPHACMHAHTHTETHTHVCTRAHTWKPAQAHIDTHRNPHTRVRAHTHGNPHTGAHTQTWKPAHMRACTHTHGNPHTRAHRHTQKPTHVCVHTHMETRTHGVCKHTWKPANMCTHTHTETRTRMHVYTHGNPHTRAHAHTWKPTQRAHAHTRKPTHTRACIHTHRNPHTCTRGHTHGNPHTRSHTHTWKPAHMRTRTHTHTETHTHAHAHTHTHTHGARLPFSPHHPRYLQVQDGGCQGCAPTPVSRSPTQGGSPATRKSSVLPGECRMPRGCPVGGAESMDRREKSKSKVEDPQRLKTSFRGLWTQDCPHDPHGTGAPPASGPVNRVADPAPQGSRPP, from the coding sequence ATGGGCAGCTCGGAGCTTCCCCTAAGCTGGGGGGGCACCCAGAGGTGCTGCAGCCCTGCTCAGCTCCCACCCCAGACAAGGCAGAACCCGCACgcgtgcatgcacgcacacacacacacggaaacccacacacacgtgtgcacgcgcgcacacacatggAAACCCGCACaagcacacatagacacacacagaaacccGCACAcacgtgtgcgtgcacacacacacggaaaccCGCACACGGgcgcacacacacaaacgtgGAAACCCGCACAcatgcgtgcgtgcacacacacacacggaaacccgcacacgcgcgcacacagacacacacagaaacccacacacgtgtgcgtgcacacacacatggaaacCCGCACACATGGCGTGTGCAAACACACATGGAAACCCGcaaacatgtgcacacacacacacacggaaaccCGCACACGCATGCACGTGTACACACACGGAAACCCACACACgcgtgcgcatgcacacacatggaaaCCCACACAacgtgcgcatgcacacacacgaaAACCCACACACACGCGTGCGTGCATACACACGCACAGAAAcccgcacacatgcacacgtggaCACACACACGGAAACCCGCACACAcgctcgcacacacacacatggaaaccCGCACACATgcgtacacgcacacacacacacacagaaacccacacacatgcacatgcacacacacacacacacacacacggagccCGTCTTCCCTTCAGCCCCCATCATCCTAGGTACCTtcaggttcaggatggggggtgCCAAGGCTGTGCCCCCACCCCAGTCAGCAGGAGCCCCACTCAGGGAGGATCCCCCGCCACCAGAAAGAGTTCGGTTCTCCCCGGGGAATGTAGGATGCCACGTGGATGCCCAGTGGGTGGAGCTGAGAGCATGGACAGGAGAGAGAAGTCAAAGTCAAAGGTCGAAGATCCCCAGCGTCTGAAGACGTCCTTCAGGGGCCTCTGGACACAAGACTGCCCACATGACCCACACGGGACTGGGGCCCCACCTGCCTCAGGGCCAGTCAACAGGGTGGCTGACCCTGCCCCCCAGGGCTCCAGACCACCCTAG